Proteins from a genomic interval of Quercus lobata isolate SW786 chromosome 11, ValleyOak3.0 Primary Assembly, whole genome shotgun sequence:
- the LOC115967362 gene encoding cytochrome P450 71B34-like — protein MAVNTIPLWLPLLLVLPLLLLMKKKMDERSSKNLPPSPPKLPIIGNLHQLGVLPHQSMWQLSKKYGSVMLLQLSGITTVIISSADAAREVLKVHDLACCSRPPLACSKVFSYNYRDMAFSPYSDYWREIRKICVLELFSVKRVQSYQFIREEEVALFVDSISHYASSATPIDLSEKLFALTASITFRIGFGKSFHGSGLDNERFQAVVHEVESLIGSYNASEFLPFVGWIIDTLSGRFKRLERVFHELDTLFQQVIDLHLDPERTQPEHEDIIDVLLRIEREQPESSDAARFTKHNIKAVLLNIFLGGVDTGAITMIWAMAELAKNPRLMKKAQDEVRNFIGNKGKVTESDTDHLHYLKMIVKETFRLHPPATLLLPRETMSHFKINGYDIYPKMLVQVNAWAIGRDPKYWENPEEFIPERFMDNSIDYKGQNFELLTFGSGRRGCPGIYMATTTIELALANILYCFNWKLPDGMKEEDINMEEGAGLSLTTSKKTALNLVPIKLF, from the exons ATGGCTGTTAATACCATACCTTTGTGGCTTCCTCTTCTCCTTGTTCTCCCTCTTCTGTTGCTCATGAAAAAAAAGATGGATGAGCGGAGTTCAAAGAACCTTCCACCAAGCCCTCCTAAGCTCCCTATTATAGGTAACTTACACCAACTTGGTGTGTTACCTCACCAATCTATGTGGCAACTCTCCAAGAAATATGGCTCTGTGATGCTCCTTCAACTCAGTGGCATAACAACTGTCATAATATCTTCTGCTGATGCTGCAAGAGAAGTCTTAAAAGTTCATGATCTTGCCTGTTGCAGTAGACCTCCCTTAGCTTGCTCTAAAGTTTTTTCCTACAATTATAGGGACATGGCTTTTTCACCTTATAGTGATTACTGGAGAGAGATAAGGAAAATATGTGTTCTTGAGCTTTTTAGCGTGAAGAGGGTGCAGTCCTATCAGTTCATTAGGGAAGAAGAAGTTGCTTTGTTTGTCGATTCTATATCTCACTATGCATCTTCTGCAACCCCTATTGATCTTTCTGAGAAGCTGTTTGCCCTTACTGCAAGTATAACTTTTAGGATTGGTTTTGGTAAGAGTTTCCACGGGAGTGGTTTAGACAATGAAAGGTTTCAAGCAGTGGTTCATGAGGTAGAGTCCCTGATAGGAAGCTACAATGCATCTGAATTCTTGCCCTTCGTGGGATGGATTATAGACACTTTATCTGGTCGATTTAAAAGGCTTGAAAGGGTTTTTCATGAGTTGGATACTTTATTCCAACAAGTCATTGATCTCCATCTTGATCCTGAGAGGACACAACCAGAGCATGAAGACATTATCGATGTGCTACTGAGAATTGAAAGGGAGCAACCTGAGTCTAGCGATGCTGCTCGGTTCACAAAACATAACATTAAGGCAGTCCTCTTG AATATATTTTTAGGTGGAGTTGACACTGGTGCAATTACCATGATATGGGCGATGGCAGAGCTTGCTAAGAACCCCAGATTGATGAAAAAAGCACAAGATGAAGTTAGAAATTTCATTGGAAATAAAGGGAAAGTCACTGAAAGCGACACTGACCACCTTCATTATTTGAAGATGATAGTTAAAGAAACTTTTAGATTGCATCCTCCAGCAACTCTACTTCTTCCAAGAGAAACCATGTCACACTTTAAGATCAATGGTTATGACATTTACCCAAAAATGTTAGTACAAGTTAATGCTTGGGCAATAGGACGAGATCCTAAATACTGGGAGAACCCAGAAGAATTCATCCCAGAAAGGTTCATGGATAACTCCATTGATTATAAAggtcaaaattttgagttattgACATTTGGATCTGGTCGAAGAGGTTGTCCTGGGATATATATGGCAACAACAACAATTGAGCTTGCACttgcaaatattttatattgtttcaaTTGGAAATTACCTGATGGGATGAAAGAGGAAGATATCAACATGGAAGAGGGAGCTGGTCTAAGCCTTACTACCAGTAAGAAAACAGCTTTGAACCTTGTGCCAATCAAATTGTTTTAA